In the genome of Carnobacterium viridans, one region contains:
- the rplI gene encoding 50S ribosomal protein L9 — MKVIFLADVKGKGKKGEVKNVADGYAHNFLLKNNLAKEATSASISELNGKIKADEKKEEEILQEAKKIKEFLEKDENAIEIKTKAAEDGRLFGSVTTKQIAAAAQKQLNIKLDKRKIELPVPIRSLTSMKIDVKIHPEVVATITVRVLPEN, encoded by the coding sequence ATGAAAGTTATATTTTTAGCGGATGTAAAAGGTAAAGGTAAAAAAGGCGAGGTAAAAAACGTTGCTGATGGATATGCACATAACTTTTTATTGAAAAACAACTTAGCGAAAGAAGCTACTTCAGCTAGTATAAGTGAATTAAATGGTAAAATAAAAGCTGATGAGAAAAAAGAAGAAGAGATTCTACAAGAAGCTAAAAAGATAAAGGAATTTCTTGAAAAAGATGAAAATGCAATCGAAATCAAAACAAAAGCAGCTGAAGATGGTCGTTTATTTGGTTCCGTTACAACAAAACAAATTGCTGCTGCAGCTCAAAAACAGTTAAACATAAAGCTTGATAAACGTAAAATTGAATTACCTGTTCCTATTAGAAGTTTAACGTCAATGAAAATTGATGTAAAAATTCATCCAGAGGTAGTTGCCACTATAACGGTAAGAGTCCTACCAGAAAATTAA
- the gyrA gene encoding DNA gyrase subunit A yields MAEEFKENIKSIELSHEMRTSFLDYAMSVIVARALPDVRDGLKPVHRRILYGMSELGVTPDKAHKKSARIVGDVMGKYHPHGDSAIYESMVRMAQDWSYRYPLVDGHGNFGSVDGDGAAAMRYTEARMTKMALEMLRDINKDTIDYHENYDGSEREPDVLPARFPNLLVNGVTGIAVGMATNIPPHNLTEVISALHILMNNPDATTADLMEAIPGPDFPTGGLVMGKSGIRKAYETGKGSIMVRAKVEIEIQKNGKERIIVHELPYMVNKARLVERIADLARDKRIEGITDLADESDRDGMRVVIDVRRDVSASVVLNNLYKLTSLQTSFGFNMLAIVNGVPKVLSLKSILEEYLKHQEIVIRRRTAYDKRKAEARAHILEGLRIALDHIDEIIRIIRGSKTGDIAKTTLIETYGLSEKQAQAILDMRMVRLTGLERDKIEAEYTELMALIADMADILANPARVHTIIETELLEVQERFGDARRTELLVGEVLSLEDEDLIEEEDVVITLTSKGYIKRLPSSEFKSQRRGGRGVQGMGVHDDDFIETLVSCSTHDTLLFFTNNGKVYRSKGYEIPEYGRTAKGIPVINLLGVDSGETVQAVINVRGEAEEGLYLFFTTRLGTVKRTDVKAFSNIRSNGLKAIVLKENDELMSVSVTNGDQNIIIGTHMGYAVSFHENDVRNMGRTAGGVRGIRLREDDYVIGVDLLTEDSEVLVITEKGYGKRTKASEYAIKGRGGKGIKTANITSKNGNLAGLTTVKGDEDIMLITNTGVIIRFNVSAVSQTGRATLGVRVIRVAEDVKVSTMAKVDAEVIKEEIDEAGILSESPSIEDSELNESIQENDTSNNSDNDAESNNDLTED; encoded by the coding sequence ATGGCTGAAGAATTTAAAGAGAATATAAAAAGTATTGAACTAAGCCATGAAATGCGCACATCGTTTCTTGATTATGCAATGAGTGTTATTGTAGCTCGCGCATTGCCGGATGTACGAGATGGATTGAAACCCGTCCATCGTCGTATTTTATATGGAATGAGTGAATTGGGCGTAACGCCGGATAAAGCGCATAAAAAATCAGCACGTATTGTTGGGGATGTTATGGGTAAATACCATCCTCATGGTGATAGTGCAATTTATGAATCGATGGTTCGTATGGCACAAGACTGGAGTTATCGCTATCCGTTAGTGGATGGTCATGGAAACTTTGGATCAGTGGATGGAGATGGAGCTGCAGCAATGCGGTATACCGAAGCCCGTATGACAAAAATGGCGTTAGAAATGTTACGTGATATCAATAAAGATACTATTGATTACCATGAAAACTATGATGGATCAGAGCGTGAACCAGATGTATTACCGGCTCGCTTTCCTAATCTACTTGTAAATGGTGTCACTGGTATTGCAGTTGGTATGGCTACTAATATTCCACCGCACAATTTAACTGAGGTTATTTCTGCATTACACATTTTGATGAATAACCCTGATGCAACCACGGCTGATTTAATGGAAGCTATACCAGGTCCTGATTTTCCAACCGGTGGATTAGTGATGGGTAAATCTGGAATCAGAAAAGCCTATGAAACAGGTAAAGGTTCTATTATGGTTCGAGCTAAAGTTGAAATCGAAATACAAAAAAATGGCAAAGAACGCATTATTGTGCATGAATTGCCTTATATGGTAAATAAAGCACGATTGGTAGAGCGTATAGCTGATTTAGCTAGAGATAAACGAATCGAAGGTATCACTGATTTAGCAGATGAATCCGACCGTGATGGTATGCGTGTTGTGATTGATGTTAGACGTGACGTTAGTGCGAGTGTAGTTTTAAATAATCTATATAAATTAACTTCTTTACAAACTTCTTTTGGCTTTAACATGCTAGCTATTGTGAACGGTGTTCCAAAAGTATTGAGTTTGAAATCAATTCTTGAAGAATACTTGAAGCACCAAGAAATAGTGATTCGCAGAAGAACAGCTTACGATAAACGTAAAGCTGAGGCACGAGCACACATCTTAGAAGGATTAAGAATAGCGTTAGACCATATTGATGAAATCATTCGAATTATACGTGGTTCAAAAACTGGTGATATTGCCAAAACAACTTTAATTGAGACGTATGGTTTATCAGAGAAACAAGCACAAGCTATTTTAGATATGCGAATGGTTCGATTAACTGGTTTAGAAAGAGACAAAATTGAAGCAGAGTATACTGAATTGATGGCTTTGATCGCGGATATGGCGGATATTTTGGCGAATCCAGCTCGTGTACACACGATTATTGAAACGGAACTTCTTGAAGTTCAAGAAAGATTTGGAGATGCTCGTCGTACTGAATTGTTGGTAGGAGAAGTATTAAGTCTTGAAGATGAAGATCTGATTGAAGAAGAAGATGTCGTGATTACATTGACTAGCAAAGGTTATATCAAACGTCTTCCAAGTTCTGAATTCAAATCACAAAGACGTGGAGGGCGTGGAGTACAAGGAATGGGCGTTCATGATGATGATTTCATTGAAACCTTAGTTTCTTGTTCTACTCACGATACCTTATTATTCTTTACGAATAATGGGAAAGTCTACCGCTCGAAAGGATACGAAATCCCTGAATATGGCCGTACAGCTAAAGGAATCCCAGTTATCAACTTACTAGGAGTCGACTCTGGGGAAACGGTTCAAGCGGTTATAAACGTTAGAGGAGAAGCTGAAGAAGGACTGTACTTGTTCTTTACGACTCGTCTTGGAACAGTTAAACGTACGGATGTAAAAGCTTTTTCTAATATCCGAAGCAATGGTCTAAAAGCGATTGTATTAAAAGAAAATGATGAATTGATGTCTGTTTCTGTAACAAATGGAGATCAAAATATTATCATTGGAACACATATGGGGTATGCTGTGAGTTTCCATGAAAATGATGTCCGAAATATGGGTAGAACTGCTGGCGGTGTTCGTGGTATTCGTTTAAGAGAAGATGATTACGTCATTGGAGTAGATTTACTAACTGAGGACTCAGAAGTTTTAGTCATTACAGAAAAAGGGTATGGAAAACGTACCAAAGCGAGTGAATATGCGATTAAAGGTCGTGGCGGAAAAGGAATTAAAACAGCTAATATCACAAGTAAAAATGGGAATCTAGCTGGATTAACGACTGTCAAAGGCGACGAAGATATCATGTTAATAACAAATACAGGTGTTATTATTCGCTTTAATGTTTCTGCAGTATCTCAAACGGGCCGTGCAACATTAGGTGTACGTGTTATTCGAGTAGCTGAAGATGTCAAAGTTTCAACTATGGCAAAAGTAGATGCAGAAGTTATCAAAGAAGAAATAGATGAAGCAGGAATCCTTTCTGAATCGCCGTCTATAGAAGACAGTGAACTAAACGAATCGATTCAAGAAAATGATACTTCAAACAATTCTGATAATGATGCTGAAAGCAACAATGATTTAACTGAAGACTAA
- the rpsR gene encoding 30S ribosomal protein S18, which produces MAQQRRGGKKRRKVDFFAANHIEHVDYKDIDLLKRFISERGRILPRRVTGTYAKNQRKLTKAIKRARIMGLLPFVTDEQ; this is translated from the coding sequence ATGGCTCAACAACGTAGAGGCGGAAAAAAACGCCGTAAAGTTGATTTTTTTGCAGCAAACCACATCGAACACGTGGACTACAAAGACATTGACCTATTGAAACGTTTTATCTCTGAAAGAGGTAGAATTTTACCGCGCCGTGTTACTGGAACATACGCGAAAAACCAACGTAAATTAACTAAAGCAATCAAACGTGCTCGTATTATGGGATTATTACCTTTCGTAACTGACGAACAATAA
- the ssb gene encoding single-stranded DNA-binding protein translates to MINNVVLVGRLTKDADLRYTSNGTAVATFSLAVNRQFTNQKGERDADFINCVIWRKSAESFANFTRKGALVGVEGRIQTRSYDNQQGQRVYVTEVVVETFSLLESKSKNDQRKDQNDSQAQSGSYGSQQKSYNTNTQSNSQEAPRNQQYQNFGNSDPFEKSGQPIDISDDDLPF, encoded by the coding sequence GTGATTAACAATGTTGTTTTAGTTGGAAGATTAACAAAAGATGCTGATTTAAGATACACTTCAAATGGCACAGCGGTAGCAACTTTTTCATTGGCTGTAAACAGACAGTTTACAAACCAAAAAGGTGAAAGAGATGCAGATTTTATCAACTGTGTGATTTGGAGAAAGAGTGCTGAATCATTTGCAAACTTCACCAGAAAAGGTGCATTAGTAGGTGTAGAAGGCCGTATCCAAACACGTTCTTACGATAATCAACAAGGGCAACGTGTATATGTTACTGAAGTAGTTGTTGAAACGTTCTCATTATTAGAATCAAAATCTAAAAATGATCAACGTAAAGATCAAAATGATTCTCAAGCTCAATCGGGATCATATGGTTCTCAACAAAAATCTTATAACACTAATACACAAAGTAATTCACAAGAAGCTCCCCGTAACCAACAATATCAAAACTTTGGAAACTCTGATCCTTTTGAAAAGAGCGGACAACCGATTGATATTTCAGATGACGATTTACCATTCTAA
- the recF gene encoding DNA replication/repair protein RecF (All proteins in this family for which functions are known are DNA-binding proteins that assist the filamentation of RecA onto DNA for the initiation of recombination or recombinational repair.) translates to MLLKEIHLSDYRNYEHAEVVFSEGINVFLGENAQGKTSLMEAIYVLAMARSHRTANDKETIRWEQEFARVSGRIQKKNTSFPLEISISKKGKKAKFNHLEQKKLSEYIGNLNVILFAPEDLSLVKGSPSVRRKFLDMEMGQMSPIYLHHLVQYQHLLKQRNSYLKQLSLKKVKDLTFLDILTEQLAEFGAAILVERFSFIKKLENWAKPVHAEISKQKEILEIGYSCSLKITNETDKKQIYSDLMDAYTQGRQRELEQRTTVFGPHRDDLKFSVNGRNVQTYGSQGQQRTTALSVKLAEIDLMKEMTGEYPVLLLDDVLSELDDERQTHLLKAIQNKVQTFLTTTSLDGIKKNMLETPKIFLIDNGQVEMESE, encoded by the coding sequence ATGTTATTGAAAGAGATCCATCTTTCCGATTATCGAAATTACGAACATGCTGAAGTTGTCTTTTCTGAAGGTATCAATGTTTTCTTAGGAGAAAACGCTCAAGGAAAAACAAGTTTGATGGAAGCTATCTACGTATTAGCAATGGCAAGAAGCCATAGAACTGCAAATGATAAAGAAACCATTCGATGGGAACAAGAATTTGCACGAGTAAGTGGAAGAATTCAAAAGAAAAATACGAGTTTTCCACTTGAAATCTCTATTTCTAAAAAAGGAAAAAAAGCAAAATTTAATCATTTGGAGCAAAAAAAATTAAGTGAATACATTGGAAACCTAAATGTTATCTTATTTGCTCCAGAGGATTTATCTTTGGTAAAAGGTTCGCCTTCTGTCAGAAGAAAATTTTTAGATATGGAAATGGGGCAGATGAGCCCTATTTATTTACATCATCTCGTGCAGTATCAGCATCTTTTAAAACAAAGAAACAGCTATCTAAAACAATTAAGTCTAAAAAAAGTAAAAGATTTAACTTTTTTGGACATTTTAACGGAACAATTAGCTGAGTTTGGGGCGGCTATTTTAGTAGAACGTTTTTCATTTATAAAAAAACTAGAGAATTGGGCTAAGCCTGTTCATGCTGAAATTTCTAAGCAGAAAGAAATTCTTGAAATTGGGTATTCTTGTAGTTTGAAAATCACAAACGAAACAGACAAAAAGCAGATTTATTCAGATTTGATGGACGCTTATACGCAAGGCAGACAAAGAGAATTAGAGCAGCGAACAACTGTTTTTGGTCCACATAGAGATGATTTGAAGTTTAGTGTAAATGGGAGAAATGTTCAAACCTATGGCTCTCAGGGTCAACAAAGAACGACAGCATTAAGCGTAAAATTAGCTGAAATCGATTTAATGAAAGAAATGACAGGTGAATACCCCGTCTTATTACTAGATGATGTCCTGTCCGAGCTGGATGATGAGCGTCAAACGCATTTATTGAAAGCAATTCAAAATAAAGTTCAAACGTTCTTAACGACAACTAGTTTAGATGGAATAAAGAAAAATATGCTGGAAACTCCCAAAATTTTTCTGATTGATAATGGACAAGTAGAAATGGAGAGTGAATGA
- the gyrB gene encoding DNA topoisomerase (ATP-hydrolyzing) subunit B translates to MSEEIKSKQDRAKEYDASQIQVLEGLEAVRKRPGMYIGSTSGEGLHHLVWEIVDNSIDEALAGFADEINLVIEKDESITVIDNGRGIPVDIQAKTGRPALETVFTILHAGGKFGGGGYKVSGGLHGVGSSVVNALSSTLDVYVHKDGKIYHQQYAQGKVVHDVEVIGETDKHGTTVHFVPDPEIFKETVEFNFDKLATRVRELAFLNKGLKITIEDKREGKEQFLEYHYEGGIKSYVEFLNENKAVLYDEPIFLEGEQQGITLEVAMQHTDGYHNNLLSFANNIHTYEGGTHEFGFKTALTRVINDYAKKNKIIKENEENLTGEDVREGLTIVLSIKHPDPQFEGQTKTKLGNSEARTITDRLFSAHFDKFLMENPQVARQIVEKGLLAARARLAAKRAREVTRKKSGLEISNLPGKLADCSSKDPTISEIFIVEGDSAGGSAKQGRSRLFQAILPIRGKILNVEKATLDKILANEEIRSLFTAMGTGFGNDFDVSKARYHKLVIMTDADVDGAHIRTLLLTLFYRYMRPVVEAGYVYIAQPPLYQVRQGKKMVYLDSDEELDSYLKEIPLSPKPAIQRYKGLGEMDAEQLWETTMNPENRRMLQVTVDDAIEADKSCDMLMGDRVEPRRLFIEENARYVQNLDI, encoded by the coding sequence GTGTCTGAAGAAATAAAGAGCAAACAAGATCGTGCAAAAGAATATGATGCGAGTCAAATACAAGTTTTAGAAGGTCTAGAAGCTGTTCGTAAACGTCCAGGTATGTACATTGGTTCAACAAGTGGTGAAGGATTGCACCACCTTGTTTGGGAAATCGTTGATAATTCAATTGACGAAGCTTTAGCAGGTTTTGCCGATGAAATTAATTTAGTCATTGAAAAAGACGAAAGTATTACCGTTATTGATAATGGTCGTGGGATTCCTGTTGATATTCAAGCTAAAACAGGTCGTCCAGCGTTAGAAACCGTGTTTACGATTCTTCATGCTGGAGGTAAATTTGGCGGTGGAGGTTATAAAGTTTCAGGTGGTTTACACGGAGTTGGTTCCTCAGTCGTTAATGCACTTTCGTCCACTTTAGATGTTTATGTACACAAAGACGGAAAAATCTATCACCAACAATATGCTCAAGGAAAAGTTGTTCATGATGTTGAAGTCATTGGTGAAACAGATAAACACGGTACAACTGTGCATTTTGTTCCAGATCCTGAAATCTTTAAAGAAACAGTAGAGTTTAATTTTGATAAATTAGCTACACGTGTTCGAGAATTAGCTTTCTTAAATAAAGGATTAAAAATTACGATTGAAGACAAGCGTGAGGGCAAAGAACAATTTCTAGAATACCACTACGAAGGCGGTATCAAGAGCTATGTAGAATTCTTGAATGAAAACAAAGCTGTTTTATATGATGAGCCTATTTTTCTAGAAGGCGAGCAACAAGGCATCACTCTTGAGGTAGCTATGCAACATACAGACGGTTATCACAATAACTTATTAAGTTTTGCGAATAATATTCATACTTATGAAGGTGGAACGCATGAATTTGGGTTCAAGACAGCTTTGACACGTGTGATAAACGATTACGCAAAAAAGAATAAAATAATTAAAGAAAATGAAGAAAATCTAACTGGTGAAGATGTGCGAGAAGGCTTAACAATCGTTTTATCCATTAAACATCCTGATCCTCAATTTGAAGGACAAACGAAAACAAAATTAGGGAATTCTGAAGCACGTACCATTACAGATCGTTTATTTTCTGCGCATTTTGATAAATTCTTGATGGAAAATCCACAAGTAGCTCGTCAAATCGTCGAGAAAGGCTTATTGGCAGCTAGAGCTCGTTTAGCCGCCAAAAGAGCTCGTGAAGTAACGCGTAAAAAGAGCGGATTAGAAATCAGCAACCTTCCTGGTAAATTAGCAGATTGTTCGAGTAAAGATCCAACTATCAGCGAAATATTCATTGTTGAGGGAGATTCCGCTGGCGGTTCTGCTAAACAAGGACGCTCGAGACTTTTTCAAGCAATTCTACCGATTCGTGGAAAAATTTTAAATGTTGAAAAAGCAACATTGGATAAAATTTTAGCGAATGAAGAAATTCGCTCATTGTTTACCGCTATGGGTACCGGATTTGGAAATGATTTTGATGTTTCTAAAGCACGTTACCATAAATTAGTTATCATGACCGATGCCGATGTCGACGGAGCACATATTCGTACATTATTATTAACTTTATTCTACCGTTACATGCGTCCAGTAGTTGAAGCAGGGTATGTTTACATTGCTCAGCCACCTTTATACCAAGTACGTCAAGGTAAGAAAATGGTTTATTTGGATTCAGATGAAGAACTGGATAGTTATTTGAAAGAGATACCTCTTTCACCAAAACCTGCCATTCAACGATACAAAGGTCTTGGAGAAATGGATGCTGAACAATTATGGGAAACAACTATGAATCCAGAAAATAGACGAATGTTGCAAGTCACAGTTGACGATGCTATTGAGGCAGATAAAAGTTGTGATATGTTAATGGGTGATCGTGTTGAACCAAGACGTTTATTCATTGAAGAAAATGCACGCTACGTACAAAATCTAGATATTTAA
- the rpsF gene encoding 30S ribosomal protein S6 encodes MSKTAKYEILYIIRPNIEEAEKAALVERFDTILKDNGAEITESKDWSKRRFAYEIKDFHEGIYHIVKLTANDAAAINEFDRLSKISSDILRHMTIREED; translated from the coding sequence ATGAGTAAAACAGCAAAATACGAAATTTTATACATTATCCGTCCAAACATCGAAGAAGCTGAAAAAGCAGCTTTAGTTGAACGCTTTGACACTATTTTAAAAGATAATGGTGCTGAAATCACTGAATCTAAAGACTGGTCGAAACGTCGTTTTGCTTACGAAATCAAAGATTTCCACGAAGGAATCTACCATATCGTAAAACTTACTGCTAATGATGCAGCTGCAATTAACGAATTCGATCGTTTGTCTAAAATCAGTTCTGATATTCTGCGTCATATGACAATTAGAGAAGAAGACTAA
- a CDS encoding DHH family phosphoesterase, which translates to MNKKLSQEKFPEFLSDKKIQTIIAIIMVLQLVIIILGFIANIGIGLALFIIFIVVLFLLYDLAKKLAIENKKYISDLAFRIKRGEQEALIKMPIGILLFNEQLQLQWINPYLQSHLGYQEVLGKQLEDVDSELAILVKESQDSGLKKAKWGDKVFQIIVQKDIKVVYLMDITEYAIIQSKYEEEQIVIGNIFVDNHDEITQGMTDRNISNLDNFITTQLSNWAKSHHVYLKRITEDRFIVMMHKRSLAKMEEEKFSIIDQIRERTSKQNFPLTLSIGIAYGSEDLSELSKLAQSNLDLALGRGGDQVVVKGYDAEPRYYGGKTNPMEKRTRVRSRMISQALQELMKQSDQIFIMGHRYPDLDAIGASLGIRRIAEMNNKEAWVIVNPDEFSKDISKLMNEVEKDNEISRYVITPAVAEQMITNNSLIVLVDFHRPSMGIAPDLISQTNKVVVIDHHRRGEAFPENPALVYIEPYASSSAELITELFEYQSKEADPINKIEATALLGGIIVDTNSFSLRTGSRTFDAASYLRSCGADAVMIQRLLKEDKETYLLRSHLIETIEFVTKNIAVAVGEENTIYDTVVAAQTADTMLSMSKIDAAFVITKRTDNKIGISARSLGEINVQVIMEQLGGGGHLSNAATQLDNMTIKEAKEQLSEVILNKIKEE; encoded by the coding sequence ATGAATAAGAAACTATCTCAAGAAAAATTTCCGGAATTCTTAAGTGATAAAAAAATCCAGACAATTATAGCCATTATAATGGTGCTTCAGTTAGTTATAATTATTTTAGGATTTATTGCTAATATTGGAATTGGCTTAGCGTTATTCATTATTTTTATAGTGGTATTATTTTTATTGTATGATTTGGCAAAAAAATTAGCCATTGAAAACAAAAAATACATTTCAGATTTAGCTTTTCGAATTAAGCGCGGAGAGCAAGAAGCTCTGATAAAAATGCCCATTGGTATTCTTTTGTTTAATGAACAGTTACAACTGCAATGGATCAACCCTTATCTTCAATCACATTTAGGATACCAAGAAGTGCTAGGTAAACAGTTAGAAGATGTTGATAGCGAATTAGCCATACTTGTCAAAGAAAGCCAAGATTCTGGATTGAAAAAAGCAAAATGGGGCGATAAAGTTTTCCAAATAATTGTTCAAAAAGATATTAAAGTTGTTTATCTAATGGACATTACAGAATACGCTATCATTCAATCAAAGTATGAGGAAGAACAAATCGTTATTGGAAATATATTTGTCGATAATCATGATGAAATTACTCAAGGAATGACCGATAGAAACATATCTAATTTGGATAACTTTATTACAACTCAATTATCTAATTGGGCTAAATCACATCATGTGTACTTAAAACGCATAACAGAAGATCGCTTTATCGTTATGATGCACAAGAGATCTTTAGCTAAAATGGAAGAAGAAAAGTTCAGTATTATCGATCAGATTAGGGAGAGAACTTCAAAACAAAATTTCCCTCTAACGTTGAGTATAGGTATTGCTTATGGATCTGAAGATTTAAGTGAATTATCTAAATTAGCTCAAAGTAATTTAGATTTGGCTCTAGGTAGAGGTGGAGACCAGGTTGTTGTAAAAGGTTATGATGCTGAACCGCGTTATTATGGCGGAAAAACAAATCCGATGGAAAAAAGAACGCGTGTTCGTTCTCGGATGATTAGTCAAGCACTTCAAGAATTAATGAAGCAATCCGATCAAATTTTTATTATGGGGCATAGGTACCCTGATTTGGATGCCATTGGAGCTTCATTAGGTATTAGAAGAATTGCTGAAATGAATAACAAAGAAGCTTGGGTTATTGTAAATCCAGATGAATTTAGCAAAGATATCTCTAAATTAATGAATGAAGTAGAAAAGGATAATGAAATTAGCCGATATGTTATAACACCTGCTGTTGCTGAACAAATGATTACAAACAATAGTTTAATTGTGTTAGTTGATTTTCATCGTCCGTCTATGGGAATAGCTCCAGATTTAATTTCTCAAACAAATAAGGTAGTTGTTATTGATCATCATCGTCGTGGAGAAGCTTTTCCAGAAAATCCAGCTTTAGTTTACATTGAACCCTATGCTTCCTCGTCAGCAGAACTGATTACAGAGCTGTTCGAGTACCAATCGAAAGAAGCAGATCCCATCAATAAGATTGAGGCTACTGCGCTATTAGGCGGTATTATTGTAGATACCAATAGTTTTTCTCTTAGAACAGGATCTCGTACTTTTGATGCTGCAAGTTACTTAAGATCTTGCGGTGCAGATGCTGTTATGATCCAACGACTATTGAAAGAAGATAAAGAAACCTACCTTCTTCGTAGTCATTTAATTGAAACCATTGAATTTGTGACTAAAAATATAGCCGTTGCTGTTGGTGAAGAGAATACTATTTATGATACAGTGGTAGCAGCACAAACAGCTGATACCATGCTTTCAATGTCTAAGATAGATGCAGCTTTTGTCATTACTAAACGTACAGATAATAAAATTGGCATTAGTGCTCGCAGTTTAGGTGAAATTAATGTACAAGTTATCATGGAACAGCTTGGTGGCGGCGGACATTTATCTAATGCAGCTACGCAATTAGATAACATGACGATAAAAGAAGCAAAAGAACAATTGAGTGAAGTTATTTTAAACAAAATTAAGGAGGAATAA
- the yaaA gene encoding S4 domain-containing protein YaaA has protein sequence MKKTIKIDREFITLGQFLKHENIISSGGMAKWYLSEHTVLLDNEVENRRGKKLYPGSVVEIPDEGTFFIQSENETAKTNEEEK, from the coding sequence ATGAAAAAAACGATTAAAATCGATCGTGAATTTATTACATTGGGACAATTTTTAAAACATGAAAATATTATCAGCAGTGGTGGAATGGCCAAGTGGTATCTATCTGAACATACAGTCCTTCTTGATAACGAAGTTGAGAATCGCAGAGGTAAAAAACTTTATCCTGGTTCTGTAGTTGAAATACCTGATGAAGGAACATTCTTTATCCAGTCAGAAAATGAAACTGCTAAAACAAATGAGGAAGAAAAATAA